The DNA sequence CCTACATGTTCTTTTGACAACACCTTTGCTTTGTGGGGCACCACTTATCACCTttgtcaataaataaataaataaataaaaacaatagaagGTGACAGTTGAAGTCAGATTAGTCCCATTTACTGCCACCCTTTTTAGCATGACTCAACTTATGCGATCGTCTCTATTAtccattttcttctttcttcttttattactTTCTGAATTTAAGCTAAACATGCTTCCcagttttcttttttcttttttattttttcgtCTCTATAAAATTGAGATGTTCCTATAACAAGTGGAGCTTGGCTTCATCAAGTGATCATACTAGTAGTTAGAAGAAAAGTTATTAAAGCAATCTTACATGATAacttaaatatttgtatttgaagAAGATATACCCAATTCAAGGCTACAAGTTGCGTTGGAATTCACTGGAGTGCAGCACCCACAACAACCGAATGTCCTAAAAGAGTGGggattttttaatttcttttgaggCCAAGCAAATGGTTGTTATAgctcagtattttttttatgacaaatgTGACAAGTGTAATAGTCAACAATATACGCACACTCAAAAAGTAATCTTTCGTCTGTGTGCCCTTATCTGACAGCACAGGAATTGTGCTGCAAGCCCATTACTACAATGAGCACCTTTTATGACACCTTGTGCAAGAGAGGACTCTCACCTTCGTGTATAATGTACCTTTACTCATTACGTATTGGGTGGTTTTGAACACCCGATGCACCGTATGGCAGAGAATACTTTATCTATTAAGTTAGCCTAATGTGAAACAGCTCTGTGGATctctttaatttataaattatataataaagtgTTTGTACTTTTAGTATTGAAActtgtttatctattttaataataaaacagTTGCGAGTTTTCAAGtgttaaacaaaaccctagagaCCATTGTGAGCCAGTTTGGTATCCTCCACAAAGTTGATGATTTCACCGTTTCTACGAGCCGATCTAAGTATGCACGGGTGTGCGTAGAAATCGATTTATCCAAGCACCTCTGTCGTGGATTTTGGATCGGCGATGATATGAATAAAGTGTTTGTGGTGGTGATGTACGAGCGGCTGCTAACATTTTGCTATACCTGTGGAATGGTGGGTCATGGCAGTAGTTCTTGCTCCAGGTCTGCAACATCCGGTGCCGGTAAGCTTGACTGAACTCGCCCAGTAGGGTATACTGAGCCCGGCCCTACCTTGGTATCGGGTGGAGGCGACCGGACCATGGACATCTCTGACCCCGTTCCGGATCGTCCCTAGTCGGAAACCACTAATTCTACGACCCGTTCCCCCATTGATTCCGACTACGGTCCCTAGCTATTGGTAACCCGCCAGCGTGGTAGCGCTCGTGGTCGCGGAGGCGGCACACGTGCCAGCCGCGTGACCCCGAGTGATGCAGTCGACCCGGGTTCCGATGCCGACCGGTCTCGAGGCTCCAACTTTCGAAGCATACGTGGTGGGAAGAGTTTCGCTGGCATTGGGCGGCACACCCCTCCCCTAGACACGCTCTCTGCACACGCTGTTGATGAACAGTTGCCGGCTCTAATTCCCAACAATCCACCAGCTTCTTTCTCTATCCCCAACGTTCATATCGAACCCTCCAAATCCCAAGACATTGCTTTGCCTTCCCAAGTAACTTCACCGCCCAGCTTATCCAATCAAATCACACCGCCTAACTTGTCCCCCACTAATGGAAAAGGCATTAATTCTAGCCGTTCAAAATCTCCACCTCCTGATCTCCGCTCCTCAGTTTTTCCACCACCTCCTTTCCCTCCTATCAACACTACTAACTCCCATTTTACCCTTgttgaaaaaatttcaaacgTCCTTGAGGGAGAGGATATTGAGGAGGATGCTAGCCAGGATGAAGATTTctctgatgaagatgatgaggatATGTCCTATGAGGAAGATGTTAGCGAAGAACCAGAAGACTCCATGACCCTTGTCCAATATCAAGCTGAGGCCAAACGTGAAGCCCTTGTTCGAAAAAGATCAATCATATCAGATGTCTCTCCGAAGAAAGGGAGGGTCGAGCTCGGCGGCCCGTCCTCCTGAGCTTGTTCCCTTTCTTGTCTTCCACGCTTGTTAATCCATCCGGATTTGTTCTCTCTTCCTTACTctcattatgtttttaatgataatGACTAAAATAATatgttggaattgcaggggcaTTTCTTCAGGCGATACTTCGTCCCGTATCCTTCGACTCATTCGCACTCTCAAACCCGTAGTGATTTTCCTTGTTGAGATTAGAGCTAATGAAGATCGGCTTATTCGTTTTTGCAGGAAAGTTCCTAAATGCTGGGAGTGGGCCGCTCTTCTCTCCGATGGTTTCTCCTGGCGGTATCATCGTTTTTGTGGCATAAAACCATCAGCACAGTTACTCCAGTCGCTGTGTCCGGGCGTGCCCTACATATCGTTATATCCTTTGATTCTTCTAAAACCTTTCTCATTTCCGTGGTTTACAACTCAACTCGCTTTCGCAATAAGTGCTATCTCTGGAACGAGCTTTCCAAAATTACTGCTTTACTTATCCCCTAGCTTATTATGGGTGATTTTAACATTGTTCTTCACAGATCTGAGCACAAGGGGGGTTCCTTTTCTTATTATGATCGtaaatctcaatttttttttattttgtcgaAAGCAATAACTTGATTGATCTGAACTATTCTGGTCCTCATTTTACTTGGTGTAATAATCAATCGGGGCTTGCTAGGTGGTGGGCCAGACTGGATCGGTGTCTGATGAACCTCGCTTGGTCTAGttattttaagtttaataatttaaagCATCTTTCTCGTTCTTTCTCTGATCACTCTCCGCTTTTTCTCCGTTCGTCCCCGACTCATATTCTCAATAAATGTGTTTTCAGGTTTGATAACAgctggtttgattttttttagggtGCCACTCTGCAGTTCAGAAGGGTTGGTTGTGCTCCCCTCATGGGAATCCCATGCATGCTCTTCAGCGTACTTGCAGCAATCTCCAGTCTTGGCGCCGGTCCGGAGTTAACAGGGTTGATTCCGAGTTACTTCGCACCGAAGTTGAGATTGATTTCCTTGAAAATTCTGATTTTAACTTGGTTTCTCAGGCTAATCTTATGGAGCTATCCTGTAATTTATCTAACTTGCAGCGCAATAGCAATAACATGTGGGCACAACGTGCCCGTCTTTCTTGGATCAAAGATGGCGATAGGAATACGACCTTTTTTCATGTTGTCACTTGTATTCGTGCTCAAACTAATTGTATTGCGCAGGTTGTTAATGCTCAAGGAATCCTTTGCCGCGACCATGCAAGCATCGAGAGTGCCTTCCTCATCTTTTATAAAGATCTGTGGACCTCCCCGATTTGTCCCCTGGTGAATCCTCTTGATGCTCTTCCTTGTGATCTTCCCACATCTATCGGATTCTGACGCTGCATTGCTAGTTTGTGAGgtaacaaaagaagaaatttatcgTACCATTCTTGACCTCCCTATTGGTAAGGCTCCTGGTCCCGACGGGTCCAGTTGAGTTTTATCACAAATTTTGGCCTCTTATTGGTGATCACCTTTACTCAGCTATTCGGTTTTTCTTTGACAACTCTTTTATCCCTTCTTCTTGGGGTAAAACCTTCGTTTCTCTTATTCCCAAGAAGGAAAAACCTAAACTCGTCTCTGATTTCAGACCGATTTCTTTATGCAAtgtcaatttcaaaattatttctaaaatcttAGCTAATCGACTGAGCCATGTTCTGCCTCTTTTGATTGGCCGTGAGCAAGCTAGTTTTGTGTCGGATCGGTGCTCCTTCGATAATATTATTGCGGTGCAAGAGATTGTGCATTCGATGGAATCTGATACTAAAAACCCCCCGAGGATGTTAATTAAACTCgatattgaaaaagcatacgaCACTGTGaactggagtgcaattcttgctgtTCTGTCTAGAATGAATTTCCCCTCCCTCTGGATATCCTGGATATCCACTTGTCTCCGATCTTCCTCTTTCTCTGTTCTAGTTAATGGTTCCCCTTCCTCCTGGTTCTCTTCGTCTCGTGGGGTTCGGCAAGGTGACCCCATTTCCTCTTATTTGTTCATACTAGTGTCTCAAATTCTCTCTAATCTTCTTAATTTTAGTCTCGCCAATGATAAGATTCCTGGTTTTAATTCGAATTTAATTCACAATTTTAATCATCTCATGTTTGCTGATGACCTTATTCTTATCACTCGAGCTTCTAGATCCACAGCCCGTAATATCAATCTTTGTCTGAATTTCTACTCTAGCATTTCAAGGCAATTTCCTAATCACtctaaatctcaaattttttttccaacctGGTGTAACAAGCATATTTCCAAACAAATTTgttctattttaaatatttcgtCAGCCTCTTTCCCTTTTACTTATCTCGGAATATTAATTTCTCCTAATAGAATTGCTGCTTCTACTTTTAAAAACATGGTTGATCGAATTCGTCGTACTTGCAATAGCTGGAGCCGGTTCCATCTTTCTCCGGCTGCCAAAACCATTCTTATTAATTCTTCTATCCTTGCTGTGCCCATTTATACCCTCTCAGTCTATCCTATTCCCGATTCCATTCTTTCAGAGATAACCAGGGCTGTTCGGAAATTCTTCTGGAGTCGGGATAGTAATGGAAATGGCATCCATAATGTGAATTGGGGTACTATCAATGAAGGTAAATCTGAGGGGGCATTGGTATTAGAAACTTATCTCTTGCTAAATATTCTCTTAAAGCCAAGCATGTTTTCAAacttttaaacaatgacagtGCTGTTTGGGTTGAGATTATGAGACTAAAATATGGGCATTTCAATTTCTGGATGAACTCTGCTCCTGCAAAATGTTATTGGTTTTATCGGAGTCTGTTTAATACCGCCAATcaaattaaacctttttgccGGTTTTGTTCTGTCAATCCTAATTGCACTTCATTTATGTGGGACCCTTGGTGTTTTGATCTTCCCATTGCCCTCAAACCAACATTTATTAATGTGAATGTGGATCTGGATCACCTTTATATTTCTGATTTTATTATTGGAGATAGATGGGATGTTACCCATTTATGCTTTCTATTTGGATCTAACTTTAATATGCAGGTTCTGCTCTCTAATTCCATCAATTATGACTCTGGTAATCTGTGGATATGGAGCCCCTtatccaacttttccaaaatctCCTCTTCTGTCTATCATCATTTGAATCACAGGTTCTCCTTGATTGATAAATGGATAGGGTTGGCATTTGTTATGGAAGCTTTCTTTAGCTCTCCGTGTGAAACATTTCTTGTGGACTCTTTTTCATGGCAAGTTATCTACTTCTAACTTCCTGTATTTTCGGAATCTGGGGCCTAACAACCCATGTGCTCTGTGCAACCTGTTTCCAGAAACTATTGATCACCTTTTCGGCTCCTGCTCTAAAGCCTACTTGATCTGGTCCTATCTCAGCCGTGTCTTAACACTCATATTCAATTTGCTAATGGCTTTGCATCTGGTTCTTGGTTAATTGATAGCAGTTACTCTAATCACATTGTTTTAGTCATTGCAGCAACCGCTTGGTTCATATGGAAATCCTGATGTGATATCATCTTCCGCAATGCCAATCTGAATCCCCCCACCCTTGTATGTAAAGCTATTACTCATGTGCAGGATTACTTGGATTGCCAGAAGGTTTTGTTGGGCATGCGACTAATCTTGAACAATTTCTCCCATGCCGATGAACTCTTCCTCTTTGTCCATGCCAGCACCAACCAGTGCTCAATGGTGAGTTCTGTCGGATTCTTTGTTTCCAATGCTCAGTATACTGTCTCTCTTGCAGGTTGCTACTCCCAAGCTCTTGAAGATAATGCACTGGATTTTCTCTTCGCGCTTCGAGTGGCACTGCAAGTGATGTTGGACTCATACTATTCTATCAAGAACATTTTTGTTGACGCATCCGCACCTCTTTCTGTCATCACCAACCCTGATCCAGTAATTACCTGGCACTTTAGATCTCAGATTGACTTAATCAGATCCCTCTTAAACATGCTTGGCTCTCCTGTCATCCATAGCATCCCGGGGTCTTGGATGCTTCCTGCTACTTCCCTAGCTAATTTTGGATTCAATGACCCAGCCCTCAACCTGTTTCTGTTTGGTAGAGACTTGCCACACTGGCTAATGAGATGTTTCATTGATTCTGGATTTGTATTTAGTTTCTAGTTTTGGTTGCTTTTGTAACTTCCTCCCTctttttgtttccatttattttttaataaattagccccCTCCTGgggttctttttttaaaaaaaaaacaccactaCTTTTCAGCGAGACTTAAAATTGAAGCTCTTAAATTCCTACACCGACACCTTATAAAATGGAGTCAATCCAGCTGGGCCATGAACTCTTTGGTCAATACTTTTCATTATTAACTTCAAAACTGGGATGAACAACTTTAAGACTTATTACCACCACTACTTTCAGTGAGACTTAAAATTAGAGCTCTTAAATTCCTACACAAACACCTTATAAAATGGACTCAATCTAGCTGGCCATGAATTCTTTGGTCAATACTTTTCATTATTAACTTTAAAGCTGGGATGAACAACTTTAAGAAGTATATATTTTGGTTTGGACAAGGAAGATCCCTCCAactgagaaaaaaaatgatggaaggCAGATGActcacacaaaaaaaattccaaatgcaCTTCTGTCTTTGGAAGAATAGTTAACACTATTTTGCATCAAAACTAAATTCTTTTTATACATGAACACCCTTTCttaaaacataagaaaacacctatttttctaacatcaatatttttttaaattaaatttttaagataatCACCAAATAAGTTATCTCTTGTTTATGATATaatctaataattatttatttataatttattaaagatgaatatgattattataagaaaaccgcatgttttggtaaaaaaaaagttaaactaTTTTCAGTCCTCTTTAATTTTCTCTCCCacaaacattataataatatatttttataaatataatagataaaacacaaattttattcTGAGAAAAAGTCTATATCACAATGGCAAATCATGTCCCACATAGTTTAAGCAAGAaatcatagatttttttttttaacaaaaacgaCAAGCGTTATATACATCTAGGGAGTGTGATTAAGACTGGAATTGATCATCCAACTTTGCTGACCTTTCACTTTGTGACACAGGATTTGAGGATTAAATCCGCACTTATAACTGTAGATTTATTACTATCACTGTATCCAGTAAGACTTAAACTCAAGACCAAAGATATTATAATGTCATTTTACATTATTTGTACAACCACGGGCAAGCATGAGCATATCACCAAGCTATACACAATAACATGCATGTGACTATTGGCACCATACTTATACGTCTACAAATTAGTTGTTTTTCACTTCCAAAGACAATCCCCAGTAGCATGTATCAAATAGTCAACAAATTGAAAATATGCGAATCCCCATTTCTTGTTGAGCAGCAACACGCCCCACAGAATCCAAAACCCAAGAATGTATCCCAAGGCAATGCTCACGTAGAACCCTATCTTCTCCacctcatcttcatctttaGGGGACCATACACTAGATTGTCCATCAATATTTTCACAGTTATTATGCAATGGAAAACCACAAAGGGCATTATTTCCAAGATAGATAGAAGGATCTGGAAGCGCTGGGAACTGCCCGCTGTGTGGAATTCttccaaaaaaattgttatatgaTAGGTTTAGATGACTTAAGAAAGTTAGCATGATCATTGTTGTTGGAATAGTCCCTGAAAGATCATTCTTTGATAAATCAAGTGATTCTACCCTCAATAACATGCCGATCTTTTCTGGAATTCTTCCCGTCAAATGGTTTTCAGATAAATTCAGATTTTGTAAATAAGAAAGATACATTAGTTCTTCAGGAATCTCCCCTGATAACTCGTTTCTTGAGAGATCTACAGAAATGAGAAGTGGGAGTAACTTATCATATTGAACATCTCGCCCTTTTAAATTCACCTTGATACTATCCATGTAGCCCAATACAAGTTTACTTGATACCATGTAAAGAACTTCCATGTTGTCAACATAACCAGCGGCAAGTTTATCATATATCACAAGTGCAACCTTTCTGTTATAGGAGATAGCGGGAGCAAACTTCATGGCTCTAAGGTTACCCAGATTGTATGGTATGGTACCTGACAGATGGTTATATGCAAAGTCTATGACCCGAAGATTAGTAAGGTTACCCAACTCAGGAGGAATGTTACCAACAAGCATGTTCTGTCGGAGTTGAAGTACCTCCAGGTTTAGTAAgctttttgcaagccaagtagGTATGCTTCCACCAATCTTATTCTGGCCAAGATCAAGAGTCCTCAATGCTTTACAATTTCTCAAAGATAAAGGGAGCTCTCCCGACAAATTATTATTGCTTAAGTGCAAATAAGCCAAAGATGGAGAACAGAGGGTTGCAGGAATACCTCCATATAATTTATTGTCGGAAAAATCAAAAGTGAATAATCTTGGGTGGAGAGAATGATTCCAGCAATCAGGAATTACTCCTATAAGCTGATTTTTAGAGAGATCAAGAGCTACCAGCTTCTTCAGATAACATAATGTTTTTGGGACCCTTCCTGCTATCTTATTGGAAAACAGAAGCAAGTACACTAAATTTTCAGGAAATTGTGGCACTGATCCTTCAAATGAGTTTCCACTTAGATCAACATACCGAAGATTGGAGAGATGCTCTAATGAAGTAGGAAGCTTTCCTCGGATATCATTATGTGATAAATCTACAATTTGAAGATTCTTTGAAAAGTTCCAAAACCAGTCTGGTAAACTGTCTGAAATACCAGCATTCGAAAAAACAGCAGCTGAGAGATTCTCCAACTTTTGAATCCATGAAGGAAATCCTGGTCCTAATTTAGTGTTCCACATGACAAGCATCTTTAAGCCAAGAGGAGGTACCCATTGTGAACCAAAATCAACCCTGAATTCATTAGCAGAGAAGCCAAGATGCTGAAGCTTTGCAAGACCAACCAAGTGAGCCTCAGTGAAAACACCTGTCAAATTATTATAAgcaaaatccaaaaacacaagtTTTGGATAGAGTTGACCCAAATTGACTGGGACACTTCCGTTAAATGCATTGCGAGAAATATCCAATTTTATCAAAGAATGAAGCCTGAGTTGAAGGAATGGCCCATGAAATGAGTTGTAATAGAGATTGAGCATCCTGAGAGACTTGAGATTTCCTAGCCAATCTGGAAAATGCCCTGTGAGTTCACTGCAGACCCAGCTCAGTATCTCCAAACTATCTTTGATGCAACCTGAAAACACTTCTCCAAGTTCATTCAAATGaccattcaaatatttattcCCTGAAAGATCCAATGAGGTCAACATGCAGAGGTTTCCTAAGCTCAGTGGCACTCCATCTTCTAGGACTCTATTGTTGGCAAGGTTGAGGACTCTAAGAGATGTTAAATTTCCGATAGCACTAGGAATAAGCTTTTCGAAAGCATTGGCACTCAAATCTAGACTCTCAAGGCTTGTTAACTTGAACAACCAAGATGGGACTACAAAATGAACAATATTACTAGAGAGATCAAGAATTTTAAGCTTTGTAAGATTAACATGTGCAAGAGAATGAGGAATCTCAAGCTTGCAGTTTGATAAGTATATTTCTGAGACTAATGGGAGGGTGTTAAGTGATTCCAGCCAATCAGGTGCTTTGGAGAGATCAACAAAATTCAAGTTGAGgtattgaagagaagaaagatttgAGAGCCAGTGATTTCTAAGTAAATGGAGATTGTTGCAAGGCATGGAGAAAACACTAGAGAGATCAAGGCGATGCAAGCTTGAGAGATTGCCAAGCTGATGAGGAACTAGTCCGCTAAAGCCAGCACAAGAGAGATCAAGATAACGGAGATGTTGCAATGAACCAAAGAAGGCAGGAATTTGAATACCTCCAAAGAAGTTCATGCTGAGGTCCAAGTATTGCAAGTGTTTCAAGCCAAGCAAAGCATGATTGATCTTTCCTTCCAGCTGCTCAGAACGTAGGCCATATTGAAACATGTTATGAAGAGGCCTCTTGTTCCCAAGATCAAGTTGCACAACATACCCTGTTTGGTTATCACATTGAA is a window from the Dioscorea cayenensis subsp. rotundata cultivar TDr96_F1 chromosome 2, TDr96_F1_v2_PseudoChromosome.rev07_lg8_w22 25.fasta, whole genome shotgun sequence genome containing:
- the LOC120270301 gene encoding receptor-like protein EIX1, which gives rise to MGVKLTAVLLVFLYLQVSLCNGVSINGCRESERKALLDFKEGLKDPGRRLSSWIGQDCCTWSGVQCDNQTGYVVQLDLGNKRPLHNMFQYGLRSEQLEGKINHALLGLKHLQYLDLSMNFFGGCIKDSLEILSWVCSELTGHFPDWLGNLKSLRMLNLYYNSFHGPFLQLRLHSLIKLDISRNAFNGSVPVNLGQLYPKLVFLDFAYNNLTGVFTEAHLVGLAKLQHLGFSANEFRVDFGSQWVPPLGLKMLVMWNTKLGPGFPSWIQKLENLSAAVFSNAGISDSLPDWFWNFSKNLQIVDLSHNDIRGKLPTSLEHLSNLRYVDLSGNSFEGSVPQFPENLVYLLLFSNKIAGRVPKTLCYLKKLVALDLSKNQLIGVIPDCWNHSLHPRLFTFDFSDNKLYGGIPATLCSPSLAYLHLSNNNLSGELPLSLRNCKALRTLDLGQNKIGGSIPTWLAKSLLNLEVLQLRQNMLVGNIPPELGNLTNLRVIDFAYNHLSGTIPYNLGNLRAMKFAPAISYNRKVALVIYDKLAAGYVDNMEVLYMVSSKLVLGYMDSIKVNLKGRDVQYDKLLPLLISVDLSRNELSGEIPEELMYLSYLQNLNLSENHLTGRIPEKIGMLLRVESLDLSKNDLSGTIPTTMIMLTFLSHLNLSYNNFFGRIPHSGQFPALPDPSIYLGNNALCGFPLHNNCENIDGQSSVWSPKDEDEVEKIGFYVSIALGYILGFWILWGVLLLNKKWGFAYFQFVDYLIHATGDCLWK